From the genome of candidate division WOR-3 bacterium:
TCACCGGTAAGCATCACCGGCACAATGCCAAGTCGGGTGAGTTCCAAAATGGCTCCCTTTGCTTCGGGTTTGAGGGTATCGGTCAGGCAGATAAGCCCGAGCGGCTGATTGTCAAGGGAAAGGTAAAGAAGAGTCCCTGCAGTTTGAGGGGTTGATTCGGCAAGTCTGGTCGTATCAATATTGTTTTCCTTTAAAAAACTTAGCTTGCCGGCAAGGACAGTTTTGCCTGCAACCGTTCCTTTGATGCCCATACCGGGAAAGGTGGTGATATCCTTGGCAAAATAGGGCTCAATCTGCCGCCTCTTCGCCTCCTGAAGAACCGCAAGGGCAATTGGATGTTCTGAGCCCTGCTCAAGCGCTGCCGCATAGGCGAGCAGTTGTTTTGGGTCAATGCCCGGCAAAGGAACAATTTCGGTAACCTCGGGTCTGCCTTTGGTGATGGTGCCGGTCTTGTCAAAGACAATCGCCCTGACATCCTTTAAGGTCTGAATCGCCTCACCCGAACGGAAGATGATGCCCTTGCGAGCGGCAATGCCGGTTGCTACCATCAGGGCGGTAGGTGTTGCCAGACCAAGCGCGCACGGGCAGGCAATAACAAGAACCGCAATGCCCGCGAATAAAGCCAGGGAAAGAGGGGAAAGTTCAGGATTGACCCAGGGCAGAAAAGTTTTTGCCCAGAAAAGCACCGGTTTGAGCGCAGGTGCAAAGGCAAACCAGAACAATGCGGTGAAAAGGGCAATTAGAAGGATAACAGGCACAAACCAGGCGGTGATGCGGTCAGCAAAGGCCTGAACCGGAATCTTTTTTCCCTGTGCCTGTTCCACAAGCCTGATGACCTGAGAGAGAAAGGTGTCGTTGCCCACGCGCCTGACCGCAACCCTGATAAAGCCGGTGCCATTGATGGTTGCGCCAATCACCTCATCACCGGGCTTTTTCTCAACCGGCAAAGGCTCGCCAGTTACCATTGATTCATCAATCTCGGTTCTGCCTTCAATAATGATGCCGTCTGTTGGTATCTTTTCGCCAGGTCGGATGAGCATGATGTCACCGGGTTTCAGCCTTGAGATCGGAACCTCAATCTCATTGTTGTCAATGACAATCTTAGCGGTGCGAGCGCCTAAGGCAATGAGCTGCCGAATCGCCTGTGCAGCTCTACCCTTTGCCCTTGCCTCAAGGAACCTGCCAGTCAAATAGATTGCGAGGAGCATGCCTGCGACGCGACCAAGATTTTCCACCTCAAGTCCAAAGATAACAAGGACACCGGAAAAAAGCGCGGCAATTGTGCCCAAACTGATTAAAACATCCATTGTTGCCGAACGCGCCTTGAGCGAGCCGAATGCGGCTTTGAGCGTATGCCAGCCCGGACCAAAAAGGGCGGCCGTGCCCAATATGAGCTCAATTGCGGTCATCAATCTCATCGGCAGATGGAA
Proteins encoded in this window:
- a CDS encoding heavy metal translocating P-type ATPase produces the protein EKVLNRLAGVKLAQVNFAAEEAVVEYDPKITPLAELEKTITALGYEIRQRKVDESEAIARELHRAKMRMVWAWVLVAPAMLLMALHLFGLFHLPMRLMTAIELILGTAALFGPGWHTLKAAFGSLKARSATMDVLISLGTIAALFSGVLVIFGLEVENLGRVAGMLLAIYLTGRFLEARAKGRAAQAIRQLIALGARTAKIVIDNNEIEVPISRLKPGDIMLIRPGEKIPTDGIIIEGRTEIDESMVTGEPLPVEKKPGDEVIGATINGTGFIRVAVRRVGNDTFLSQVIRLVEQAQGKKIPVQAFADRITAWFVPVILLIALFTALFWFAFAPALKPVLFWAKTFLPWVNPELSPLSLALFAGIAVLVIACPCALGLATPTALMVATGIAARKGIIFRSGEAIQTLKDVRAIVFDKTGTITKGRPEVTEIVPLPGIDPKQLLAYAAALEQGSEHPIALAVLQEAKRRQIEPYFAKDITTFPGMGIKGTVAGKTVLAGKLSFLKENNIDTTRLAESTPQTAGTLLYLSLDNQPLGLICLTDTLKPEAKGAILELTRLGIVPVMLTGDSEEGAKAIALQAGIERFVARVLPADKQQEIEKLKREFGRVAMVGDGINDAPALKAADVGIAIGTGTDVAIAASDVTLVRGELTGVVSAVKLSRATFRKIKQNLFWALFYNVLAIPLAMLGLLHPIIAEMAMALSSINVVTNSLRLRRVRA